A single Actinomycetes bacterium DNA region contains:
- the groES gene encoding co-chaperone GroES: MSVSITPLEDRVLVRPLDVEQTTASGLVIPDTAKEKPQEGEVLAVGPGRFEDGQRLPLDVKVGDKVIYSKYGGTEVKYEGEEYLILSARDLLAKVG; encoded by the coding sequence GTGTCGGTCTCCATCACCCCGCTCGAGGACCGCGTCCTCGTCCGGCCGCTCGACGTCGAGCAGACGACTGCGTCCGGCCTCGTCATCCCGGACACCGCCAAGGAGAAGCCCCAGGAGGGCGAGGTCCTGGCCGTCGGGCCGGGCCGCTTCGAGGACGGCCAGCGCCTGCCGCTCGACGTCAAGGTCGGCGACAAGGTCATCTACAGCAAGTACGGCGGCACCGAGGTGAAGTACGAGGGCGAGGAATACCTCATCCTCTCGGCCCGCGACCTGCTCGCGAAGGTCGGCTGA
- the groL gene encoding chaperonin GroEL (60 kDa chaperone family; promotes refolding of misfolded polypeptides especially under stressful conditions; forms two stacked rings of heptamers to form a barrel-shaped 14mer; ends can be capped by GroES; misfolded proteins enter the barrel where they are refolded when GroES binds): MAKTLLFDDDARRSLERGVNALADAVKVTIGPRGRNVVIDKKWGAPTITNDGVTIAREIELHDPYENLGAQLAKEVATKTNDVAGDGTTTATVLAQAMVREGLRNVAAGGTPLELKRGIDAAVAAVCGRLISSAREVSGHDQIAHVATISAQDRVIGELIGEAFDKVGKDGVITVEESNTAGTELEFTEGMQFDKGYISPYFVTDAERMETVLEDAYVLINQGKISSVAELLPILEKVVKAGKPLLLIAEDVEGEALSTLVVNKIRGLFTSAAVKAPGFGDRRKAMLQDMAVLTGATVIAPEIGLKLDQVDLDVLGTARRVVVTKDDTTIIDGGGAAEAVADRVAQIRAEIEGTDSDWDREKLQERLAKLAGGVCVIKVGAYTETELKEKKHRIEDAVSATRAAIEEGIVAGGGASLVHAATVLDGDLGLSGDQATGVGVVRRAIDEPLRWIAENAGLEGYVVVDAVRALPDDHGLNAATGEYVDLVAAGVLDPVKVTRSALENAASITSMLLTTETLVVEKHDEEHAHAGDGHGHGHSHGPGGHVH; this comes from the coding sequence ATGGCCAAGACCCTGCTGTTCGACGACGACGCCCGCCGCAGCCTCGAGCGCGGCGTGAACGCGCTCGCGGACGCGGTCAAGGTGACGATCGGCCCGCGCGGCCGCAACGTGGTCATCGACAAGAAGTGGGGCGCCCCCACGATCACCAACGACGGCGTCACGATCGCCCGCGAGATCGAGCTGCACGACCCCTACGAGAACCTCGGAGCGCAGCTCGCCAAGGAGGTCGCCACCAAGACCAACGACGTCGCCGGCGACGGCACCACGACCGCGACGGTCCTGGCCCAGGCGATGGTCCGCGAGGGCCTGCGCAACGTCGCCGCCGGCGGGACGCCGTTGGAGCTGAAGCGGGGCATCGACGCGGCCGTGGCCGCCGTCTGCGGTCGGCTCATCTCCTCCGCGCGCGAGGTCAGTGGCCACGACCAGATCGCCCACGTCGCGACGATCTCGGCGCAAGACCGCGTCATCGGCGAGCTCATCGGCGAGGCGTTCGACAAGGTCGGCAAGGACGGCGTCATCACCGTCGAGGAGTCCAACACCGCCGGCACCGAGCTCGAGTTCACCGAGGGCATGCAGTTCGACAAGGGCTACATCAGCCCCTACTTCGTCACCGACGCCGAGCGCATGGAGACGGTCCTCGAGGACGCCTACGTCCTGATCAACCAGGGCAAGATCTCCTCCGTCGCTGAGCTGCTGCCGATCCTCGAAAAGGTCGTCAAGGCTGGCAAGCCGCTGCTCCTCATCGCCGAAGACGTCGAGGGCGAGGCCCTGTCGACGCTCGTGGTCAACAAGATCCGTGGCCTGTTCACCTCGGCGGCGGTCAAAGCTCCCGGGTTCGGCGACCGCCGCAAGGCGATGCTGCAGGACATGGCGGTCCTCACCGGTGCCACCGTGATCGCCCCCGAGATCGGGCTCAAGCTCGACCAGGTCGACCTCGACGTCCTGGGCACGGCTCGCCGGGTCGTGGTCACCAAGGACGACACCACGATCATCGACGGTGGGGGCGCGGCCGAGGCCGTGGCCGACCGGGTCGCGCAGATCCGTGCCGAGATCGAGGGCACCGACTCCGACTGGGACCGCGAGAAGCTGCAGGAGCGGCTCGCCAAGCTGGCCGGCGGCGTCTGCGTCATCAAGGTGGGCGCCTACACCGAGACGGAGCTGAAGGAGAAGAAGCACCGCATCGAGGACGCGGTGTCGGCGACGCGGGCCGCGATCGAGGAGGGGATCGTCGCGGGCGGCGGAGCCTCCCTGGTGCACGCCGCCACCGTCCTCGACGGTGACCTCGGCCTGAGCGGGGACCAGGCCACCGGCGTCGGCGTGGTGCGGCGCGCGATCGACGAGCCGCTGCGCTGGATCGCGGAGAACGCCGGGCTCGAGGGCTACGTCGTCGTGGACGCGGTACGCGCCCTGCCCGACGACCATGGCCTCAACGCGGCCACCGGTGAGTACGTCGACCTCGTGGCGGCGGGCGTCCTCGACCCGGTCAAGGTCACCCGGTCGGCGTTGGAGAACGCGGCGTCGATCACCTCGATGCTGCTCACCACGGAGACGCTCGTCGTGGAGAAGCACGACGAGGAGCACGCGCACGCCGGGGACGGCCACGGCCACGGGCACTCCCACGGTCCCGGCGGCCACGTCCACTAG
- a CDS encoding WhiB family transcriptional regulator, with protein MADLSRLPGPNADLWDWQLRGACREVEPSVFFHPEGERGPARLARDRAAKAVCARCPVIDACRTHALAVREPYGVWGGMTEDERERLLSRRTPTFATAS; from the coding sequence ATGGCGGACCTGTCCCGGCTCCCCGGGCCGAACGCCGACCTGTGGGACTGGCAGCTGCGGGGCGCCTGCCGCGAGGTGGAGCCCAGCGTCTTCTTCCACCCCGAGGGCGAGCGCGGCCCGGCCCGCCTGGCCCGCGACCGCGCGGCCAAGGCCGTGTGCGCGCGCTGCCCGGTGATCGACGCCTGCCGGACGCATGCCCTCGCCGTGCGGGAGCCGTACGGCGTCTGGGGCGGCATGACCGAGGACGAGCGCGAGCGGCTGCTCAGCCGGCGCACGCCCACCTTCGCGACGGCGTCCTGA
- a CDS encoding MerR family transcriptional regulator: protein MSADPQPGAGAETSAPALTVAAVARRLGVAPATLRTWDRRYALGPSAHTAGAHRRYGPHDVARLEVMRRLTMEGVAPADAARVARDFHGPAPEEALAPPPDARVVSMRAESRAVRGLVNAASALDAGQTARVLSEAIHRRGVVWTWDHLAVPALVSVGARWEATGRGIEVEHLLSSCVATALTGAVESPRRPLNARPVLLAAADEEQHVLPLHALAAALAERHIATHLLGMRVPTAALFDAVRRTGPAVVFVWSRLEATGDPDALAALPAMRPPVAVVAGGPGWTSPLPPGVQRAHDLVEAVTTVIRAAA from the coding sequence GTGTCCGCCGACCCGCAGCCCGGCGCAGGGGCGGAGACCTCCGCCCCCGCGCTGACGGTGGCCGCGGTGGCCCGCCGGCTCGGGGTGGCGCCGGCCACCCTGCGGACCTGGGACCGCCGCTACGCGCTTGGTCCCTCCGCGCACACGGCGGGTGCCCATCGCCGCTACGGCCCCCACGATGTGGCCCGCCTCGAGGTGATGCGCCGCCTGACCATGGAGGGGGTCGCGCCGGCGGACGCCGCGCGGGTCGCCCGCGACTTCCACGGCCCCGCCCCCGAGGAGGCGCTCGCTCCGCCGCCCGACGCGCGGGTGGTCTCGATGCGCGCCGAGTCGCGAGCGGTCCGCGGGCTGGTCAACGCGGCGTCGGCGCTCGACGCCGGGCAGACCGCGCGCGTGCTGAGCGAGGCGATCCATCGACGTGGAGTGGTCTGGACCTGGGACCACCTGGCGGTACCCGCCCTGGTGAGCGTCGGCGCCCGCTGGGAGGCGACGGGGCGCGGGATCGAGGTCGAGCACCTGCTCTCCTCGTGCGTGGCCACCGCGTTGACCGGCGCCGTGGAGTCTCCGCGGCGGCCGCTGAACGCCCGGCCGGTGCTGCTCGCCGCGGCCGACGAGGAGCAGCACGTGCTGCCCCTCCACGCGCTGGCCGCCGCGCTGGCTGAACGGCACATCGCCACCCACCTGCTCGGGATGCGGGTACCGACCGCTGCGCTGTTCGACGCGGTACGCCGTACCGGGCCTGCCGTCGTCTTCGTCTGGTCGCGCCTGGAGGCCACCGGCGACCCGGACGCCCTCGCGGCGCTGCCGGCGATGCGTCCCCCGGTCGCGGTGGTCGCGGGCGGTCCGGGCTGGACCTCGCCCCTGCCGCCGGGCGTCCAGCGGGCCCACGACCTCGTCGAGGCCGTCACCACGGTGATCCGCGCCGCCGCCTGA
- a CDS encoding response regulator transcription factor → MTTVCVCDDSPLARESLRRAVAALPGVTRVTAAASGEEVLNRYPAERPDLVLLDVRMPGLGGVEALRRLVAVHPEASVLMLTLAEDTDGVARAVAAGARGYLRKDATREELIATVGQALSRSRGRESAAARPRPTVEGMPPVLTERELQVLSGMSRGRSNAEIGRELYLSEDTVKTHARRLFRKLGAADRAHAVALGYRWALLR, encoded by the coding sequence GTGACCACCGTGTGCGTCTGCGACGACTCCCCGCTGGCCCGGGAGTCGTTGCGCCGTGCGGTGGCGGCGCTGCCCGGGGTGACCCGGGTCACTGCGGCCGCCAGCGGCGAGGAGGTCCTCAACCGCTATCCCGCCGAGCGGCCCGACCTGGTCCTGCTCGACGTGCGGATGCCCGGCCTCGGCGGAGTGGAGGCGCTGCGACGGCTGGTGGCCGTGCACCCGGAGGCCTCGGTGCTCATGCTCACCCTCGCCGAGGACACCGACGGGGTCGCTCGCGCGGTCGCTGCCGGTGCCCGGGGCTACCTGCGCAAGGACGCCACCCGCGAGGAGCTGATCGCGACGGTCGGGCAGGCGCTCAGTCGAAGCCGGGGACGCGAGTCCGCGGCGGCCCGCCCCCGGCCGACGGTGGAGGGGATGCCGCCAGTGCTCACCGAGCGCGAGCTCCAGGTGCTCTCGGGGATGTCCCGGGGTCGCTCCAACGCCGAGATCGGGCGTGAGCTGTACCTGTCCGAGGACACCGTGAAGACCCACGCGCGGCGCCTGTTCCGCAAGCTGGGGGCCGCGGACCGCGCCCACGCGGTGGCGCTCGGGTACCGCTGGGCCCTGCTGCGCTAG
- the guaB gene encoding IMP dehydrogenase has protein sequence MSDAFVLETGLTFDDVLLLPGETDVVPSEVDTTTRLTREVSLRAPLVSAAMDTVTEARMAIAMAREGGIGVLHRNLSIADQAYQVDLVKRTQTGIISNPVTIGPKATLDELDETCGRYRVSGLPVVDDDQVLLGIITNRDLRFVPVAEWGTTYVGDVMTKAPLVTGPVGLSREEATVLLRRHKLERLPLVDAQGRLGGLITVKDFVRSEQYPNASKDASGRLLVAAAVGYFGDAWERATTLVEAGVDVLVPDVANGHARLMLDMIGRLKSDPATRHVQILGGNIATRAGAQALVDAGVDGVKVGVGPGSICTTRVVAGVGVPQVTAIREAALACGPAGVPVVGDGGVQYSGDIAKALVAGADTVMLGSLLAGCEESPGETVLVAGQQFKAYRGMGSVGAMASRGKKSYSKDRYFQADVPSDDKIVPEGVEGQVAYRGPLSTVVHQLLGGLHQSMFYVGAHTIAELKERGRFIRITPAGLKESHPHDILMTVEAPNYHGR, from the coding sequence ATGAGCGACGCGTTCGTCCTCGAGACCGGACTCACCTTCGACGACGTGCTGCTCCTGCCCGGGGAGACCGACGTCGTCCCGAGCGAGGTGGACACGACCACCCGGCTCACCCGCGAGGTCTCCCTCCGAGCGCCCCTCGTCTCCGCCGCGATGGACACCGTCACCGAGGCGCGGATGGCGATCGCGATGGCCCGCGAAGGTGGCATCGGTGTCTTGCACCGCAACTTGTCGATCGCCGACCAGGCCTATCAGGTCGACCTGGTCAAGCGAACGCAGACCGGCATCATCTCCAACCCGGTGACGATCGGGCCGAAGGCGACCCTTGACGAGCTGGACGAGACGTGCGGGCGCTACCGGGTCTCCGGTCTCCCGGTCGTCGACGACGACCAGGTCCTGCTGGGCATCATCACCAACCGTGACCTGCGCTTCGTGCCGGTGGCCGAGTGGGGGACCACCTACGTCGGCGACGTCATGACCAAGGCGCCGCTCGTGACCGGCCCGGTCGGCCTCAGCCGCGAGGAGGCGACCGTCCTGCTGCGCCGGCACAAGCTGGAGCGGTTGCCGCTGGTGGACGCCCAGGGCCGCCTCGGCGGGCTGATCACGGTCAAGGACTTCGTCCGCTCCGAGCAGTACCCCAACGCCTCCAAGGACGCCTCCGGCCGGCTCCTCGTCGCCGCCGCGGTCGGCTACTTCGGCGACGCGTGGGAGCGGGCCACCACCCTGGTCGAGGCCGGCGTCGACGTGCTGGTCCCCGACGTCGCCAACGGACACGCCCGGCTCATGTTGGACATGATCGGTCGGCTCAAGTCCGACCCCGCCACGCGCCACGTGCAGATCCTGGGCGGCAACATCGCGACGAGGGCAGGCGCGCAGGCGCTCGTCGACGCCGGCGTCGACGGCGTCAAGGTGGGTGTCGGGCCGGGCTCGATCTGCACGACCCGGGTGGTCGCCGGCGTCGGGGTACCCCAGGTCACCGCGATCCGCGAGGCCGCGCTGGCGTGCGGCCCGGCGGGCGTACCCGTCGTCGGCGACGGCGGCGTCCAGTACTCCGGTGACATCGCCAAGGCGCTGGTGGCGGGGGCGGACACGGTCATGCTGGGATCGCTGCTCGCCGGGTGCGAGGAGAGCCCGGGGGAGACCGTCCTGGTGGCCGGTCAGCAGTTCAAGGCCTACCGCGGCATGGGCTCGGTCGGCGCGATGGCCTCACGCGGCAAGAAGTCGTACTCGAAGGACCGCTACTTCCAGGCCGACGTGCCCAGCGACGACAAGATCGTGCCGGAGGGGGTCGAGGGGCAGGTTGCCTACCGCGGCCCGTTGTCCACCGTCGTCCACCAGCTCCTCGGCGGGCTGCACCAGTCGATGTTCTACGTCGGCGCGCACACCATCGCCGAGCTCAAGGAGCGCGGCCGCTTCATCCGGATCACTCCGGCGGGCCTCAAGGAGAGCCACCCGCACGACATCCTCATGACGGTCGAGGCGCCGAACTACCACGGTCGCTAG
- a CDS encoding GuaB3 family IMP dehydrogenase-related protein has protein sequence MTEIEIGRGKRGRQAYAFDDIAIVPSRRTRDPQEVSIAWQIDAYRFELPLLAAPMDSVVSPETAIAIGRLGGVGVLNLEGLWTRYEDPLPLFEELGQTTDSSVTARMQEMYAAPIRPDLVAERIAQVRSAGVTAAASLSPGRTAQLWKTVVDAGVDLFVIRGTTVSAEHVSAHTEPLNLKQFIYELDVPVVVGGCATYTAALHLMRTGAAGVLVGFGGGAAHTTRDVLGVRVPMASAVADVAAARRDYMDESGGRYVHVIADGGVGRSGDIAKAVACGADAVMMGSPLARASESPGRGWHWGSEAHHPSLPRGERVQVGTIGSLEEILLGPSRRADGSMNLFGALRRAMATTGYSDLKEFQRVEVTVSGALR, from the coding sequence GTGACCGAGATCGAGATCGGGCGCGGCAAGCGGGGGCGGCAGGCGTACGCCTTCGACGACATCGCGATCGTGCCAAGCCGGCGCACCCGGGACCCCCAGGAGGTCTCCATCGCCTGGCAGATCGACGCCTACCGCTTCGAGCTGCCACTGCTCGCGGCCCCCATGGACTCCGTCGTCTCGCCCGAGACAGCCATCGCCATCGGGCGGCTCGGCGGCGTCGGCGTGCTCAACCTCGAGGGACTGTGGACCCGCTACGAGGACCCGCTGCCGCTCTTCGAGGAGCTCGGGCAGACCACCGACTCGTCGGTGACCGCGCGCATGCAGGAGATGTACGCCGCGCCGATCCGCCCCGACCTGGTGGCCGAGCGCATCGCTCAGGTCCGGTCCGCGGGCGTGACCGCGGCCGCCTCGCTGTCGCCGGGGCGTACCGCCCAGCTGTGGAAGACCGTCGTCGACGCCGGCGTCGACCTGTTCGTCATCCGTGGCACGACCGTGTCGGCCGAGCACGTCTCCGCCCACACCGAGCCGTTGAACCTCAAGCAGTTCATCTACGAGCTCGACGTCCCGGTCGTCGTGGGCGGCTGCGCCACGTACACCGCGGCCCTGCACCTCATGCGCACTGGCGCTGCCGGCGTGCTCGTCGGGTTCGGTGGCGGCGCCGCGCACACCACGCGTGACGTCCTGGGCGTCCGGGTCCCCATGGCCTCGGCGGTCGCCGACGTGGCGGCCGCCCGCCGCGACTACATGGATGAGAGCGGCGGGCGCTACGTCCACGTCATCGCCGACGGCGGCGTCGGCCGTTCCGGCGACATCGCCAAGGCGGTCGCCTGCGGAGCCGACGCGGTGATGATGGGCTCCCCCCTCGCCCGCGCGTCGGAGTCGCCGGGACGCGGCTGGCACTGGGGCTCCGAGGCGCACCACCCGTCGCTGCCCCGGGGCGAGCGCGTGCAGGTCGGCACGATCGGCTCGCTCGAGGAGATCCTGCTCGGACCGTCACGGCGCGCCGACGGCTCGATGAACCTCTTCGGAGCCCTGCGCCGCGCGATGGCGACGACCGGTTACAGCGACCTCAAGGAGTTCCAGCGCGTCGAGGTCACCGTCTCCGGCGCCCTGCGCTGA
- a CDS encoding DUF5684 domain-containing protein — protein sequence MSGLVGLILVVAVYVIAVLPLLLVFRKADQPGWAALIPIYNIYITLKVVGRPGWWLILFFIPLVSLIIWIIVAYDLARSFGHGAGFTVGLVLLSWIFLLILGLDSSRYLGPAAAGPPVGGPPATTAI from the coding sequence GTGAGCGGACTCGTCGGACTGATCCTCGTCGTCGCGGTGTACGTCATCGCGGTGCTCCCGCTGCTGCTGGTCTTCCGCAAGGCCGACCAGCCCGGGTGGGCGGCGCTGATCCCGATCTACAACATCTACATCACCCTCAAGGTGGTGGGCCGCCCAGGATGGTGGCTGATCCTGTTCTTCATCCCTCTCGTCAGCCTCATCATCTGGATCATCGTGGCCTACGACCTCGCCCGCAGCTTCGGCCACGGGGCCGGATTCACCGTGGGCCTGGTCCTGCTCAGCTGGATCTTCCTGCTCATCCTGGGGCTCGACTCCAGCCGTTACCTCGGCCCAGCCGCCGCCGGCCCGCCGGTCGGGGGCCCACCCGCTACGACCGCTATCTGA
- a CDS encoding ABC transporter ATP-binding protein yields the protein MRAPAGVEELVGDSATTLPVAAPPVVRRHALALINAHRSGFVKVALLNGVAALAALVGPRVLGDVVEGVRDSTITSSRINQLALLFVVAVAVQTVFTRLARMRGAILGEWILADLREEFLGRAVALPLGAVERAGTGDLVTRATTDVDRLSWAVRQAVPEMVIAAVTAVLILAALLLTAPVLAAAWLVAVPPILLASRWYFRRAPQAYYAELAAYASVNASLAETVDSGRTIEAFRLGDRRVRRTDDRVRRWVSWETYTLGLRSVWFPSVEAAYVLPIAVVLLAGGLLYIGGHVSLAQMTAAVLYTQMLIEPVDLLLMWFDELQTGQASLARLLGIHEVPDPEVDASQEPAGDAIEARNVRFAYRGERDVLHGVDLDVEPGSRVAVVGPSGAGKSTLGRLLAGIHGPRTGHVTMGGVALARMPAEKVRRHVALVTQEHHVFVGSMRDNVRLAKPDATDEEVFAALEAVDAAGWVRELPEGLDTRVGAGAWKLTPAQAQQIALARLVLADPHTLVLDEATSLLDPRAARHLERSLGAVLDGRTVVAIAHRLHTAHDADVVAVVEGGRVTEYGSHEELVASDGPYAALWHSWQDAD from the coding sequence GTGAGAGCCCCGGCCGGAGTCGAGGAGCTGGTCGGCGATTCGGCGACGACGCTGCCGGTGGCGGCGCCGCCCGTCGTACGCCGCCACGCCCTCGCGCTCATCAACGCCCACCGTTCGGGCTTCGTCAAGGTCGCCCTGCTCAACGGGGTGGCCGCGCTCGCGGCCCTCGTCGGACCGCGCGTCCTGGGCGACGTGGTCGAGGGCGTTCGCGACTCCACCATCACCTCCAGCCGCATCAACCAGCTGGCGCTGCTGTTCGTCGTGGCGGTCGCCGTCCAGACCGTGTTCACCCGCCTCGCCCGGATGCGGGGGGCGATCCTCGGGGAGTGGATCCTCGCCGACCTGCGCGAGGAGTTCCTCGGGCGCGCGGTGGCCCTGCCGCTGGGCGCGGTCGAGCGCGCCGGGACCGGTGACCTGGTCACCAGGGCCACGACCGACGTCGACCGCCTGTCCTGGGCCGTCCGGCAGGCCGTACCCGAGATGGTGATCGCGGCCGTGACGGCGGTCCTCATCCTGGCGGCGCTGCTGCTCACCGCCCCCGTGCTCGCCGCCGCCTGGCTGGTGGCGGTGCCGCCGATCCTGCTCGCGAGCCGCTGGTACTTCCGCCGCGCGCCCCAGGCGTACTACGCCGAGCTCGCCGCCTACGCCTCGGTCAACGCCTCGCTCGCCGAGACCGTGGACTCGGGGCGAACGATCGAGGCGTTCCGCCTGGGTGATCGGCGGGTACGGCGTACCGACGACCGCGTCCGCCGCTGGGTGTCGTGGGAGACCTACACCCTGGGTCTGCGCTCGGTGTGGTTCCCCAGCGTCGAGGCGGCCTACGTCCTGCCGATCGCGGTCGTGCTGCTCGCCGGCGGACTGCTCTACATCGGCGGGCACGTCTCCCTCGCGCAGATGACCGCCGCCGTGCTCTACACCCAGATGCTCATCGAGCCGGTCGACCTGCTGCTCATGTGGTTCGACGAGCTGCAGACCGGCCAGGCCTCACTCGCCCGGCTGCTGGGCATCCACGAGGTGCCCGACCCCGAGGTCGACGCCTCCCAGGAGCCGGCCGGTGACGCGATCGAGGCCCGCAACGTGCGCTTCGCCTACCGCGGCGAGCGCGACGTCCTGCACGGCGTCGACCTCGACGTCGAACCCGGCTCGCGGGTGGCGGTCGTCGGGCCCTCCGGCGCCGGCAAGTCCACCCTGGGCCGGTTGCTCGCCGGCATCCACGGCCCGCGCACCGGGCACGTGACGATGGGCGGGGTCGCACTCGCGCGGATGCCGGCGGAGAAGGTCCGGCGGCACGTGGCGCTGGTGACCCAGGAGCACCATGTCTTCGTGGGCAGCATGCGCGACAACGTGCGGCTGGCCAAGCCCGACGCGACCGACGAGGAGGTCTTCGCCGCGCTTGAGGCGGTCGACGCCGCCGGCTGGGTCCGCGAGCTCCCCGAGGGACTGGACACGCGGGTGGGGGCAGGAGCGTGGAAGCTGACGCCGGCGCAGGCGCAGCAGATCGCACTGGCGAGACTCGTCCTCGCGGACCCGCACACCCTGGTGCTCGACGAGGCGACGTCGCTGCTCGACCCGCGCGCCGCACGGCACCTGGAACGCTCCCTGGGCGCCGTGCTGGACGGCCGTACCGTCGTCGCGATCGCCCACCGGCTGCACACCGCGCACGACGCCGACGTCGTCGCGGTGGTCGAGGGCGGCCGGGTCACCGAGTACGGCTCGCACGAGGAGCTGGTCGCCTCCGACGGTCCGTACGCCGCCCTCTGGCACTCCTGGCAGGACGCGGACTGA
- a CDS encoding ABC transporter ATP-binding protein produces the protein MRALDRLPVDDPGTPDLSSPTALLRWLAWQQRRVLGLGVLWGSVWMLAQAAVPAALGGGVNAASSHDRTQLAEWSLLVLALGATQAAAGILRHRMAVSNWIYAASRIQQLVARRAAHLGADLPRQVATGEVVAVTANDVERIGSAMDVCCRFAGAVVSFLTVAVVLLVKEPTLGAVVVVGVPVVALGVTPLIRPLERRERAQRARFGEATAIAADTVAGLRVLRGIGGEELFVERFHTASDEVRRAAVRSAKVRSLLDALQVALPGIFVVAVTWLGAHLALEGKLSVGALVAFYGYTAFLVLPLRTITETAQRWTSARVAAARTIALLLLERSLPEPSDGVELSSSAARGGELVDAASGFRARPGRMSAVVSAEPHDASALVDRLGRYLPGEVSLGRVSLTDVPTPRVREHVLVQDKDPALLAGTLRENLDVPGAGAVPLADALGAADADDIVDSLPQGLDTELPERGRSLSGGQRQRVALARSLYADPDVLLLDEPTSAVDAHTEARIAERLVALRRGRTTVVTTTSPLLLDRVDDVSLLVDGRVAASGTHRELLHGEPAYRRVVLRSEEES, from the coding sequence ATGCGTGCCCTCGACCGTCTCCCCGTGGACGACCCGGGCACACCGGACCTGTCCTCGCCGACCGCGCTCCTGCGCTGGCTCGCCTGGCAGCAGCGTCGCGTCCTCGGCCTGGGCGTCCTCTGGGGCTCGGTGTGGATGCTGGCGCAGGCGGCCGTGCCGGCCGCCCTCGGCGGTGGCGTGAACGCCGCATCGAGCCACGACAGGACCCAGCTGGCCGAGTGGTCGCTGCTCGTGCTGGCGCTCGGCGCGACCCAGGCGGCCGCCGGCATCCTGCGGCACCGGATGGCGGTCTCGAACTGGATCTACGCCGCCAGCCGGATCCAGCAGCTTGTCGCCCGCCGCGCCGCCCACCTCGGGGCGGACCTGCCCCGCCAGGTCGCCACCGGGGAGGTCGTCGCGGTCACCGCGAACGACGTGGAGCGCATCGGCTCGGCCATGGACGTGTGCTGCCGCTTCGCGGGGGCCGTCGTGTCGTTCCTGACCGTCGCCGTCGTGCTTCTGGTCAAGGAACCGACCCTCGGGGCGGTGGTCGTCGTGGGCGTCCCCGTGGTGGCCCTCGGCGTCACGCCGCTGATCCGCCCCCTGGAGCGGCGCGAGCGCGCGCAGCGGGCCCGCTTCGGGGAGGCGACCGCGATCGCCGCCGACACCGTCGCCGGGCTGCGGGTCCTGCGCGGCATCGGGGGTGAGGAGCTGTTCGTCGAGCGCTTCCACACCGCCTCGGACGAGGTACGACGCGCCGCGGTGCGCAGCGCCAAGGTTCGCTCGCTGCTCGACGCCCTGCAGGTCGCCCTGCCGGGGATCTTCGTCGTCGCGGTCACCTGGCTCGGCGCTCACCTCGCCCTGGAGGGCAAGCTCTCCGTCGGCGCGCTCGTCGCGTTCTACGGCTACACGGCCTTCCTCGTGCTGCCGCTCCGCACCATCACCGAGACCGCGCAGCGCTGGACGTCGGCGCGGGTGGCGGCGGCACGGACCATCGCCCTGCTCCTCCTCGAGCGATCCCTGCCCGAGCCGTCGGACGGCGTCGAGCTGTCGTCGTCCGCAGCGCGCGGGGGCGAGCTCGTGGACGCCGCGTCGGGCTTTCGTGCCCGGCCGGGGCGGATGAGCGCCGTCGTCAGCGCCGAGCCGCACGATGCCAGCGCCCTCGTCGACCGGCTGGGCCGCTACCTGCCGGGAGAGGTGAGCCTCGGTCGGGTGAGTCTCACCGACGTCCCCACCCCCCGTGTCCGGGAGCACGTTCTGGTCCAGGACAAGGACCCCGCGCTGCTCGCCGGGACGTTGCGCGAGAACCTCGACGTGCCCGGAGCCGGAGCGGTGCCGCTGGCTGATGCGCTCGGCGCAGCCGATGCCGATGACATCGTGGACTCCCTGCCCCAGGGGTTGGACACCGAGCTGCCCGAGCGCGGCCGGAGTCTCTCGGGGGGCCAACGGCAACGGGTGGCGCTGGCCCGCTCCCTGTACGCCGACCCCGACGTGCTGCTGCTCGACGAGCCGACCTCGGCCGTCGACGCGCACACCGAGGCGAGGATCGCGGAGCGGCTCGTGGCGCTGCGGCGCGGACGGACGACGGTCGTCACGACGACCTCGCCGTTGCTGCTGGACCGGGTCGACGACGTCAGCCTGCTCGTCGACGGTCGGGTCGCGGCCAGCGGGACGCATCGCGAGCTGCTGCACGGCGAGCCGGCGTACCGGCGCGTCGTGCTGCGCTCCGAGGAGGAGTCGTGA